TCTTTCCTCGGGCCGTAGCTCCAGCCCAGTACCCGCCGGCTGTACTTGTCCATGACGACCGCCAGGTAGCGGTAGATCGCACCCACTTTGAGATAGGTGATGTCGCCCACCCACACCTGGTCGGGGCACTCGAGCTTGAGATCGAGCTGCGCGTTGCGCACGCTGTCGAAGTAGCGCTGTATGGCAGGGCTCGTGTAGCGGATCTTGGCGACCCGAGCCTTGATGCCGTGCTTGCGCATGAGGCGCGCGACGCGATTCTCGCCCACGCCGCGGCCGCGTTGGCGCAGCGCCTGGTGCACTCGAGGACTGCCGTAGATACCTCGGCTTTCGGCATGAACCGCGCGGATCTCCAGCGCTAGGGCTTCGTTCTGGCGCTCACGCTCGCTACGCTCGCGCGAGCGCCAGCCGTAAAACCCCGCCCTGGTCACCCCGTAGACCCGGCACATCAGCGTGAGCTTGTGGTGCGTCCGGTTTACTTCGATGAAGGCGAAGATCTCCGCTTTCGATCGGAAGCAAACCGGATGGCTTTTTTTAGCAGCTCGTGCTCCTCCTTGAGCACCTTGTAGCGCCGCTCGAGCTCCCTCAGCCTTCTCAGCTCCGCCGTGGTCTCCACATCCAGCTTGGATGCCCTCGCCACGATCACCCTTTCTCGAACCTGCTTTCGCCACAACGAGAGCATGAACGGATGAATGTCCAATGCTGCCGCAACATCCTTCACCCGCACTCCAGGCAAGCTGCTCAATTTCACCGCAGTTGCCTTGAATCGATCTCCGTATCTCTCGATCTTCCTCGGTGCTGCTTTGGGCACAACACACCTCCAGCCGTTAGGCCGAGGTGTCAACTAAATCGGGGGAAGCTTGGTGTCG
This region of Candidatus Saccharimonadia bacterium genomic DNA includes:
- a CDS encoding transposase, yielding MPKAAPRKIERYGDRFKATAVKLSSLPGVRVKDVAAALDIHPFMLSLWRKQVRERVIVARASKLDVETTAELRRLRELERRYKVLKEEHELLKKAIRFASDRKRRSSPSSK
- a CDS encoding IS3 family transposase; the protein is MFAFIEVNRTHHKLTLMCRVYGVTRAGFYGWRSRERSERERQNEALALEIRAVHAESRGIYGSPRVHQALRQRGRGVGENRVARLMRKHGIKARVAKIRYTSPAIQRYFDSVRNAQLDLKLECPDQVWVGDITYLKVGAIYRYLAVVMDKYSRRVLGWSYGPRKDVALTLRALNSAVRRRCPKAGLVFHTDRGTEYAAAAFKRRLGQLGITQSMNRPGRMTDNAFIESFFHSMKAEIYHGVRFEQDLAIRDALKSYVPFYNTDRLHSSLRYVSPATFERQAQGAGCQ